From a region of the Arachis ipaensis cultivar K30076 chromosome B09, Araip1.1, whole genome shotgun sequence genome:
- the LOC110266620 gene encoding F-box/kelch-repeat protein At5g15710-like gives MFLLVASHGKLKRGEKKKQKIKDKICHTQYTKANHHSSTLKPFFHFQQPTMSMMWNNLPFDLLSNIFSFLSPDSLAIARTVCRNWHACSNSYPLIPRITNCATKCKALQPWFLALPIRNHRPCCYAHNPDTNNWHELPLEFLPISLVKPIATIGSLILLRITNSTTLQLVLCNPFTRQFRYLPNLNMSRTNPAVGVTLSEYPKNDVLFQFPCFRIYVAGGMSEASSQGGATYNPTSEMYDSTKNNENWEIVGSMPVEFSVRLTVWTPNENVNIKEKLYWITSARAYSVMGFDVSNNTWFQLGVPMAERLEFATLVRRSHENLGLVGGTCDGGGCIWELNDDGGTWWLVDKVPIELGLRLLSGQRNWDSVKCVGSDGVICLYRDLGSGMVVSRRIGEKGKWEWNWVEGCGFVKGKQVHNCSIRGTLIHPTLASSVIF, from the coding sequence ATGTTTCTGTTAGTAGCCTCACATGGCAAGTTGAAGAgaggggaaaaaaaaaaacaaaaaataaaagataagatttgtCACACTCAATATACAAAAGctaatcatcattcatcaactctGAAACCTTTCTTCCATTTCCAACAACCAACCATGTCTATGATGTGGAACAACCTTCCCTTTGATCTCTTATCCAacatcttctcttttctctcaCCAGATTCCTTGGCCATAGCAAGAACAGTTTGCAGAAACTGGCatgcatgttcaaattcttatcCTTTGATTCCAAGAATTACAAACTGTGCAACAAAGTGTAAGGCTCTTCAACCATGGTTCTTGGCTCTTCCAATAAGAAACCATAGACCATGTTGCTATGCACATAATCCAGATACCAACAATTGGCATGAGCTTCCACTTGAGTTCTTACCAATTTCATTGGTTAAACCAATTGCTACAATTGGAAGCCTAATCTTGTTGAGGATCACAAACTCCACAACACTTCAACTTGTTCTATGCAACCCTTTTACAAGGCAATTTAGGTACCTTCCTAATTTGAACATGTCAAGGACTAATCCTGCTGTTGGAGTAACCCTTTCGGAGTATCCGAAAAATGATGTTCTGTTTCAGTTTCCTTGCTTTAGAATCTATGTAGCTGGTGGCATGTCTGAGGCATCATCACAAGGTGGTGCAACATATAATCCAACTTCAGAGATGTATGATTCAACAAAGAACAATGAGAACTGGGAAATTGTTGGGTCAATGCCTGTGGAATTCTCTGTTAGGCTAACAGTTTGGACACCAAATGAGAATGTGAACATCAAGGAGAAATTGTATTGGATCACATCTGCAAGGGCATATAGTGTTATGGGGTTTGATGTTAGCAACAATACATGGTTCCAACTCGGCGTGCCCATGGCGGAGAGGCTCGAATTCGCGACACTTGTTAGGAGGAGCCATGAGAATTTGGGACTTGTTGGTGGAACTTGTGATGGTGGTGGTTGCATTTGGGAGCTGAATGATGATGGGGGAACATGGTGGTTAGTGGATAAGGTTCCAATTGAATTGGGGTTGAGATTGTTGTCAGGGCAGAGGAATTGGGATAGTGTGAAATGTGTTGGTAGTGATGGTGTTATTTGTTTGTATAGGGATCTTGGTTCTGGAATGGTGGTTTCTAGAAGAATTGGTGAAAAGGGTAAGTGGgaatggaattgggttgaagggTGTGGTTTTGTTAAGGGGAAACAAGTGCATAATTGCTCAATTAGAGGAACACTCATACACCCAACTCTTGCTTCCTCTGTTATCTTTTGA
- the LOC107614662 gene encoding uncharacterized protein LOC107614662, which produces MGTISQNHSKLDSNTIAEAMKPLVESDPSIKIKFIIAEVQTRFNYTISYRKAWLVKQKSIAKVFDGWKESYEVLPLRAFKYCKPLVQIDGTHLYGKYKDCLLVAVAQDRNQNIVLIAFAIVEVNRSGGDRKPPRAWWMFCIRYIGSNFLREFEVLNLQKLVVNIGYSRTMEEYNVNYRRLQERGEAYVCWCDNIERPQWVLAFDEGHRWGHMTTNLAECINLVLKGARNLPILRKRAGFTFSKFETQRIEANTQRAGNIVVHWFDRRNEVFEVRGMPSGKVLVVDLARRRCDCGNFQVYVGDIYKISEIQKVYRVEFVPLGDTETWPDYPGPTMVANPALRKKSKGRPKLTR; this is translated from the exons ATGGGAACAATCTCACAAAATCACTCCAAGTTAGACTCGAACACGATTGCTGAGGCTATGAAGCCATTGGTTGAATCCGATCCATCCATAAAGATCAAATTTATAATTGCAGAAGTCCAGACAAGATTCAACTACACTATTAGTTACCGGAAGGCTTGGCTGGTAAAGCAGAAGTCGATAGCCAAGGTTTTTGATGGATGGAAAGAATCTTACGAAGTTTTGCCATT AAGAGCTTTCAAATATTGCAAGCCGCTGGTTCAGATTGACGGGACCCACCTATATGGAAAATATAAAGATTGCCTTTTGGTTGCAGTTGCGCAAGATAGGAATCAAAACATTGTACTGATTGCTTTTGCCATTGTCGAGG TAAATCGTAGCGGAGGTGATCGGAAACCTCCGAGAGCATGGTGGATGTTTTGTATTCGGTACATTGGTAGCAACTTCTTAAGGGAATTCGAAGTTCTGAACTTGCAAAAGCTTGTGGTCAACATTGGGTATTCAAGGACAATGGAGGAGTACAACGTCAACTATAGGAGGTTGCAAGAACGAGGTGAGGCATATGTTTGTTGGTGCGACAACATCGAACGTCCCCAGTGGGTGTTGGCATTTGACGAGGGACATCGATggggtcacatgacgacgaaccTTGCCGAGTGCATTAATTTGGTGTTGAAGGGTGCTCGAAATCTTCCTATCTTG CGCAAGCGTGCTGGATTTACTTTCTCAAAGTTTGAGACTCAGCGGATAGAGGCAAACACGCAGCGTGCAGGTAACATCGTTGTGCACTGGTTTGATAGAAGAAACGAGGTGTTTGAGGTGCGCGGAATGCCTAGTGGAAAAGTGTTAGTTGTTGATCTTGCGCGACGGAGGTGCGATTGTGGGAATTTTCAG GTGTATGTCGGCGATATATACAAGATTTCAGAGATTCAGAAGGTCTATAGAGTTGAGTTTGTTCCGTTAGGTGACACGGAGACATGGCCTGATTACCCGGGACCGACGATGGTCGCGAATCCTGCCTTGAGAAAAAAGTCAAAAGGTCGTCCCAAATTGACTCGCTGA
- the LOC107614664 gene encoding uncharacterized protein LOC107614664: MLWHKEGHNNDGLLRHPKDAEAWKKFDAKHTAFSSDPRSVRLALASDGFNPFGNMSTKYSVWPVILIPYNFPPWLCMSQTSFILSMIIPGPKMPGNDIDIYLQPLIDELKQVWEGIETYDAHTQCTFKLYAALTWTISDFPGLGNLSGWNTYSGLACPTCNLDARAQRLTFSQKWCFMGHRRFLNQAHKFRQDQVRFDGQVENRDPPKMLSGTDILMQQSYIHVSYGKVPNVIGHKRRSGEDANQFDSNWKKKSVFFELPYWEDNMLRHNLDVMHIEKNVCDNVVFTVLNDSAKSKDNLKARKDLQCMGIRPELWPRDGGKYPSAIFTMSKSQKDTFLKTLQKVVFPDGYASNVTRCVDLRQRKLAGLKSHDCHILMEHLLPILVKNALPAPVDSVIADLSSFFRALCGKAINPLQLDELQNHVVHTLCCMEMIFPPSFFTVMVHLIVHLVEEVKLGGPVHYRWMYPIERYLGRLKQYVRNRAQAEGSIAEGYLSEEILTFCSRYLDNIETRMNRPVRVDDQPSGVLPNAYETMFPKVGKAIGTATYFKLSQMERLQAHRHVLVNCEVVTDFIDSFRAKTKRKLRDQTRSQSKIDSIVHKEFVRWFKQQVPMESTQYPDEIKWLACGPILQATRYGAYNINGYKFRTMEKEEGMKTQNSGVYVSSNTRSYASMRDNKVAVGSVPYYGKIVDIIELNYSCRFSVVLFKCVWADTTTSRGLKQDHLGLTSVNFSRSIHTGDQEDHEPYILASEAHLVYYVDDEVDKAWSIVVHVKPRDLYDMGEENEVAEVGFSPQPGLNFSEAGDIGDLQLTRDDDVEDPADNADENIDDC, encoded by the exons ATGTTATGGCATAAGGAGGGTCACAACAACGACGGATTGTTAAGGCATCCGAAGGACGCTGAAGCATGGAAAAAGTTTGATGCAAAGCATACTGCTTTTTCATCGGATCCGCGTAGTGTTCGCCTGGCCTTGGCTAGCGATGGATTTAATCCTTTTGGAAACATGAGCACAAAGTATTCCGTTTGGCCGGTGATTCTTATCCCGTACAACTTTCCTCCATGGCTTTGTATGAGTCAGACCTCTTTCATTCTATCCATGATTATTCCTGGTCCTAAAATGCCAGGTAATGATATAGATATTTACCTGCAGCCCTTGATTGATGAGTTGAAGCAAGTATGGGAAGGCATTGAAACATACGATGCTCATACCCAATGCACCTTCAAGCTGTATGCGGCATTGACTTGGACTATTAGCGATTTTCCAGGATTGGGAAACTTATCTGGGTGGAATACGTACAGCGGCTTAGCATGTCCTACCTGTAATTTGGATGCTAGGGCACAGCGACTCACATTTAGTCAAAAATGGTGTTTCATGGGTCATCGTCGATTTCTGAATCAAGCTCATAAATTTAGACAAGACCAGGTAAGATTTGATGGCCAAGTAGAGAACAGGGATCCTCCGAAGATGTTGTCTGGAACAGATATCTTGATGCAACAATCATATATTCACGTGTCATACGGAAAGGTTCCAAACGTGATAGGACATAAAAGACGTAGTGGTGAAGATGCCAACCAGTTTGACTcaaattggaagaagaagagTGTTTTCTTTGAACTCCCATACTGGGAAGATAATATGCTACGTCACAACCTCGATGTGATGCACATAGAGAAAAATGTCTGCGATAACGTAGTGTTCACGGTATTAAATGATAGTGCCAAGTCAAAGGATAATCTGAAAGCTCGAAAGGATTTACAATGCATGGGTATAAGGCCAGAGTTGTGGCCGCGCGATGGTGGGAAATATCCTTCTGCAATATTTACAATGTCAAAATCACAGAAGGATACATTCCTGAAGACTCTCCAGAAAGTTGTCTTTCCAGATGGTTATGCTAGCAACGTTACGCGTTGTGTTGACTTGCGACAGCGTAAGTTGGCTGGGTTGAAAAGTCATGATTGTCACATTCTGATGGAGCATTTACTTCCAATTCTGGTTAAGAATGCACTGCCTGCCCCTGTGGACAGCGTAATTGCCGATCTTTCATCATTTTTTCGAGCACTCTGCGGGAAAGCCATAAACCCTTTACAGCTTGATGAACTCCAAAATCATGTTGTTCATACCCTGTGTTGTATGGAAATGATTTTTCCCCCTTCGTTCTTCACGGTCATGGTACACCTGATCGTTCATCTTGTTGAAGAAGTAAAACTTGGTGGCCCAGTGCATTATCGGTGGATGTATCCGATAGAGAG GTATCTGGGCCGTTTGAAGCAGTATGTGCGCAACAGGGCTCAAGCAGAAGGCTCTATTGCGGAGGGGTACTTATCGGAGGAAATCCTAACTTTCTGTTCTAGATATCTGGATAACATTGAGACTAGAATGAATCGACCGGTGCGAGTTGACGATCAACCTAGCGGAGTACTCCCTAATGCGTATGAAACCATGTTTCCAAAAGTTGGAAAGGCGATAGGGACTGCAACATATTTTAAGCTGAGTCAGATGGAACGACTGCAAGCACATCGTCACGTGCTAGTCAACTGCGAGGTTGTTACTGACTTTATTGA TTCATTTAGagctaaaacaaagagaaagctACGAGATCAAACAAGGTCGCAGTCGAAAATAGACAGCATTGTCCACAAGGAATTTGTTCGGTGGTTCAAGCAACAG GTTCCGATGGAGAGCACACAGTATCCAGACGAGATTAAATGGCTTGCATGTGGACCGATACTTCAAGCAACACGTTACGGGGCATACAATATCAACGGTTATAAGTTTAGAACTATGGAAAAGGAAGAAGGAATGAAAACCCAAAATAGTGGAGTATATGTCTCGTCTAATACACGAAGTTATGCAAGCATGCGTGACAACAAAGTGGCTGTCGGTAGTGTTCCATACTATGGCAAAATAGTAGACATAATTGAGTTGAATTACAGTTGTCGATTCTCAGTCGTGTTGTTTAAGTGTGTTTGGGCGGACACGACTACTAGTAGGGGTTTAAAACAAGATCACTTGGGTCTGACTAGTGTTAACTTCTCTCGTTCGATACACACCGGTGATCAAGAAGACCATGAGCCGTACATATTGGCATCAGAGGCCCATCTTGTCTACTATGTGGATGATGAAGTAGATAAAGCATGGAGTATAGTGGTTCATGTCAAGCCACGAGACTTGTATGACATGGGGGAAGAGAATGAAGTAGCTGAAGTTGGTTTTTCTCCACAACCAGGGTTGAACTTTTCAGAGGCAGGTGACATTGGAGACTTGCAGTTGACCAGGGATGATGATGTAGAAGACCCCGCAGACAATGCAGATGAGAATATCGACGATTGTTAA
- the LOC107617785 gene encoding uncharacterized protein LOC107617785 — translation MASSKRWANLICSIAFSIYFVIIIFQVPIFSVPCRIGICKTPLEVTSSQLIASEVFPVFIVKALLYPGAIAKAIIHWKPFPSFGNLLERHKLNTRPVSAASDLQRLEVIAGSYLSVGGAINGLIKPGRMSLLGMLLLMWALIREVIMGHAKSVHIYPAMYIAVASAFFSIKKDVRKIVRSFAGEEVVKVKRH, via the exons ATGGCTTCTTCCAAGAGATGGGCTAACCTAATTTGTTCCATTGCTTTCTCAATATATTTCGTTATCATCATCTTTCAAGTCCCCATTTTCAG TGTTCCATGCAGAATTGGAATATGTAAGACACCATTAGAAGTGACATCTTCTCAGTTGATTGCAAGTGAGGTCTTCCCAGTTTTCATAGTGAAGGCTCTTCTCTACCCAGGAGCTATTGCAAAGGCTATTATCCACTGGAAACCGTTTCCGAGCTTTGGAAATTTGCTCGAGCGGCACAAATTAAATACAAGGCCAGTCTCGGCTGCATCAGATCTTCAACGCCTAGAG GTTATAGCCGGAAGTTACTTGTCAGTGGGAGGAGCAATTAATGGGCTGATAAAACCAGGTAGAATGAGTCTCCTTGGAATGCTTCTTCTCATGTGGGCTCTAATTAGAGAAGTCATTATGGGGCATGCTAAAAGTGTTCATATATATCCAGCAATGTACATTGCAGTAGCATCAGCATTCTTTTCTATTAAAAAAGATGTAAGGAAGATTGTTCGTAGTTTTGCTGGAGAGGAAGTTGTGAAGGTAAAGAGGCACTGA
- the LOC107617784 gene encoding 3-isopropylmalate dehydratase small subunit 3: protein MAFTTTTPQNLTTFTTSSHKPKLPFSPSHSLTFPTHPNQTLTSRAISTAISTSTRIHSLFTPRATSSPSSSTTAAETTFHGLCYVVGDNIDTDQIIPAEYLTLVPSKPDEYEKLGTYALIGLPSSYATRFVEPGESKTKYTVVIAGANFGCGSSREHAPVALGASGAAAVVAESYARIFFRNSVATGEVYPLESEGRLCEECRTGDVVTIELKESKLINHTTGKEYALKSIGDAGPVIEAGGIFAYARKTGMIPSH from the coding sequence ATGGCATTCACAACAACCACACCTCAAAACCTCACCACCTTCACCACCTCCTCACACAAACCCAAACTTCCATTCTCTCCCTCTCACTCCCTCACATTCCCCACTCACCCAAACCAAACCCTAACTTCACGCGCCATCTCCACCGCCATTTCCACCTCCACGCGCATCCACTCTCTCTTCACCCCACGCGCCACCTCATCCCCTTCTTCCTCCACCACCGCCGCAGAAACAACCTTCCACGGCCTCTGCTACGTCGTCGGCGACAACATCGACACCGACCAAATCATCCCCGCTGAGTACCTCACTCTCGTTCCGTCAAAACCCGACGAGTACGAGAAGCTGGGAACCTACGCGCTCATCGGCCTCCCGTCCTCCTACGCCACGCGTTTCGTCGAGCCCGGCGAGTCGAAAACCAAGTACACAGTCGTCATCGCCGGCGCCAACTTCGGCTGCGGATCATCCCGTGAACACGCGCCAGTTGCGCTTGGCGCGTCGGGTGCAGCGGCCGTGGTTGCGGAGTCATACGCGAGGATATTCTTCCGGAACTCAGTGGCGACCGGAGAAGTTTACCCGCTGGAATCGGAGGGGAGGTTGTGCGAGGAGTGTAGGACTGGTGATGTTGTTACGATTGAGTTGAAGGAGAGTAAGCTGATCAATCATACCACTGGAAAGGAGTATGCGCTGAAATCAATTGGAGATGCCGGCCCTGTTATCGAGGCCGGTGGGATCTTCGCTTATGCGAGGAAGACCGGCATGATTCCGTCTCATTGA